The following are from one region of the Ptychodera flava strain L36383 chromosome 15, AS_Pfla_20210202, whole genome shotgun sequence genome:
- the LOC139151345 gene encoding probable helicase with zinc finger domain, whose protein sequence is MDSKHKELADKANDQYQKQQYKEAAKTYSEALETLAPRNNNSSTNTRSNVNGSNSQTSTVETQISYLSSRATCYLKLKQYEKLVEDCNSILALSDNKNNKALSRKTVALSKLGKYSDAYNVAKLWSNLEPENTQALKELNRLKKIVDALQEEGADEEDLNSSLDDVEARTPLESSDQSVRKTSTKGSTTSPPHQASSTSSSSSVHKKRGSKQQKSKCTDSSLYCSYCNVQCSTQVDLHLHCTSESHQSIIMSDDGRDWKHRPPPRGVTREEYMLCSRFPKCRFGDQCTLAHSDEELSEWRERYKYRQMKMQRAREKKLHGISYSEQILERWMNSPTPLNVLTESLDDVKITVNSDYNVTVSSKKSSHVWTYTLHCKAPRQLCRVALLYDIHRSHFCISNISFGDSKRQTQQEVGPNCQEWVQLKNNNNNNIKSSERLYRVKLAFTSEIFGTFRQSIVFDFGSEPVLMKRVCVDAVSPSDLKQIDEAMDTIICTTERWDRSNKTIISYDPPLRDSTDKDKGLLSFYTQPTPSEKLVNLALLQKNMTKNNYRSRLHDLLNIEEMAQFKHMSKYNVKTTLQLVSSFLLLPGKMQGAKYAVDGEMFAQMRLNDDLSDQTPGGRLILNSSSTVLLSSGSNKTNDTVYEAAVEEKGKGFIFLRLSKRCVDELRLRKDTEWKAEVQFQLNRLPVCEMHYAVDKVPDLDIVFPDTQVPPNIPWAPHRQWSEKLDPRLNAKQKEAVIAMTTPLDIKVPPILVIGPFGTGKTFTIAQATKLILQQPNTRILICTHSNSAADLYIKDYLHSYVEAGHSEAKPLRIYFKDRWVRTVNREVQPYCLIKDGFFYMPTKEDVLKHRVVVATLSTSRYLSHLDLEPGFFTHIFLDEAAQAMECETIMPLALASEHTRIVLAGDHMQLSPEVYSEFARERNLHVSLLERLFEYYPQEHSCKIMLCENYRSHEAIVDYTSRLFYEGRLLASGKQPQHTSFYPLTFFTARGEDVQDKNSTSFYNNAEVFEVVERVDELQKMWPTEWGTLDVSNIGVVSPYADQVFRIRSELRKRRLFGVDVERVLNVQGKQFRVLFISTVRTRNTCKQQRRRKPSRGQNQGAESLEDDEVNYGFLSDAKLLNTAITRAQSLVAVVGDPISLCSVGKCRKLWEQFIKICHENKSLYGITYSSIRSQLDGVELKKTYTLNPLAPEFIPRALRAQMVGMPFIQGSGAVTTGAGSLIDGSRAHAYQAGQAQGVTGTSIAGARPYGAFLPKAGGNIVRPASPVHRIDPHTGMSYVYMPSMYNPGIYMPVPLRVLPNGQLMQPYIDPGYAYPQRIQQYGMNYLMMHQMSPTGISVGAQTPPPTQQQQQQQQQQSQQQFQQQQQQTDKSQGNKDAEKQNQEGQAVAGRGVAKDGKHATQNAAESKDEVLAKMKERQLQEEYKYLVRTRGLEYANRFMATQKAQSANQMAREQARIEQQQQQQQQQHLIHPLQTKLLQEHLQKGQMGFDQQNFYVQQWLEQQQQQVLAANKALSGQGQSQGQGSAGGHIAAAGTSHVGRQQDTQAIQRAMGNMQNYTNQSAAGVGVSGSNQQQQHGASGSSQQISVMQQQGQASRAVDLAMLERMQRIKAAAAATGNMPNMAHREQLQQTPQKGGERWGGANVGAPAEDGEWNQLNSWNDSSFHWPSLQSSGGDMRQQRQPTSMGTADAKSPLMGMSSATGRNTPLYERQSERNSPAYRMWQQQQQQQMHQQEQHQHQQQFQQGTAAESYQQNLMQNRLYNQPLSPMSQPMGNNPASIMGVPSTPPHPQDNSPTNSASQQQQQQGQLSKQDIKTPAGMSYASALRAPPKPKPKPVAEERKTASPDPLSLIKDLNIRSNSDGYYSYFN, encoded by the exons ATGGATAGCAAGCACAAGGAGCTCGCTGACAAAGCTAATGACCAGTACCAgaaacaacaatacaaagaaGCAGCAAAGACATATTCTGAAGCACTGGAGACTCTTGCCCCAAGAAATAACAACAGTAGTACTAATACCAGATCAAATGTAAATGGTAGTAACTCCCAAACTAGCACCGTAGAGACACAGATATCTTACCTTTCTAGTAGAGCCACGTGTTATCTTAAATTG aaacaatatgaaaaattagTAGAAGACTGTAATTCAATACTGGCATTATcagacaacaaaaacaacaaagcaCTCTCCCGAAAAACTGTAGCACTGAGTAAATTAGGCAAATACAGCGATGCATATAATGTAGCAAAACTATGGTCAAATTTAGAACCAGAG AATACGCAAGCTTTAAAGGAGCTAAACAGGCTTAAGAAGATTGTCGATGCTTTGCAGGAAGAG GGTGCTGATGAGGAAGACCTAAATAGCAGTTTAGACGATGTTGAAGCTCGAACACCACTTGAAAGCTCAGACCAATCGGTTCGTAAAACATCCACCAAGGGCAGCACAACATCTCCGCCACACCAAGCTAGTAGTACCAGCAGTAGTAGTAGTGTACATAAAAAGAGGGGTAGTAAACAACAAAAGTCCAAGTGTACAG ATTCTTCACTGTATTGCTCCTACTGTAACGTGCAATGTTCAACGCAGGTGGATCTTCACCTTCACTGTACCAGCGAAAGCCATCAGTCCATCATCATGTCAGACGATGGACGAGACTGGAAACACCGTCCGCCGCCCAGAGGAGTAACTCGTGAAGAATATATGCTTTGTAGTCG GTTTCCCAAATGTAGGTTTGGTGATCAGTGCACGCTAGCACATTCAGATGAAGAACTGTCGGAATGGAGGGAGAGGTATAAGTACAGACAAATGAAGATGCAAAGAGCAAGAGAAAAGAAACTGCACGGGATAAGTTATTCAGAGCAGATTCTTGAGAGATGGATGAATTCTCCGACTCCTTTGAATGTG CTGACAGAATCACTGGATGATGTAAAAATCACTGTAAATTCAGATTACAATGTCACGGTTAGCTCCAAGAAGTCTTCTCATGTTTGGACCTACACTCTCCACTGCAAG GCACCCAGGCAACTATGTAGAGTAGCTCTTTTGTATGATATTCACCGCTCTCATTTCTGTATATCTAACATATCATTTGGTGACAGTAAACGACAGACTCAACAAGAAGTAGGTCCCAATTGCCAGGAGTGGGTACAGCtaaaaaacaataacaacaacaacatcaagaGCTCAGAACGCCTGTATCGCGTGAAGCTGGCCTTCACGTCTGAGATATTTGGCACGTTTCGACAGTCTATCGTCTTTGATTTTGGCTCTGAGCCAGTGCTTATGAAGAGGGTGTGTGTGGATGCGGTGTCACCGTCGGACTTGAAGCAAATCGACGAGGCCATGGACACGATCATCTGCACTACCGAAAGGTGGGACCGAAGCAATAAAACCATCATAAGTTATGATCCGCCGTTGAGGGACTCCACGGACAAGGACAAGGGCTTGCTATCTTTTTACACACAGCCGACGCCCTCAGAGAAACTCGTCAATCTGGCACTTCTGCAAAAGAACATGACAAAAAACAACTACAGGTCTCGCCTTCATGACTTACTCAACATTGAAGAAATGGCTCAGTTTAAACACATGAGCAA ATACAACGTGAAGACAACACTACAACTGGTATCCAGCTTTCTGCTCCTGCCAGGGAAAATGCAAGGTGCTAAGTACGCGGTGGACGGAGAAATGTTTGCCCAGATGAGACTGAACGACGACTTGTCAGATCAGACCCCCGGTGGCAGGCTGATCCTGAACAGCAGTTCTACAGTGTTGTTATCGAGTGGGTCAAACAAAACCAACGACACCGTGTACGAAGCAGCTGTGGAAGAGAAAGGAAAGGGGTTCATCTTTCTCAGGCTGTCCAAGAGATGTGTGGATGAGCTCAGACTCAGGAAAGACACAGAGTGGAAAGCGGAAGTTCAGTTCCAACTCAACAG acTTCCTGTGTGTGAGATGCACTATGCTGTCGACAAAGTACCCGATCTTGATATAGTATTCCCTGACACCCAGGTACCACCAAACATTCCATGGGCTCCTCACAG ACAGTGGAGTGAGAAGCTTGACCCAAGGTTGAATGCCAAGCAGAAAGAGGCAGTGATAGCAATGACCACACCATTAGACATCAAAGTCCCACCTATCCTAGTTATCGGTCCATTTGGTACTGGCAAGACATTTACTATAGCTCAGGCAACTAAACTTATCTTACAACAACCCAATACAAGGATACTCATTTGTACACATTCTAATAG TGCTGCAGATTTGTATATAAAAGATTACCTACATTCCTACGTAGAGGCAGGTCATAGTGAGGCTAAACCACTTCGTATCTACTTCAAGGATCGGTGGGTCAGAACCGTCAACCGAGAGGTCCAACCCTACTGTCTCATCAAAGACGGTTTCTTCTACATGCCAACGAAAGAAGACGTCTTGAAACACCGTGTTGTCGTAGCAACTCTCAGTACATCTCGTTATCTCAGTCATTTAGATTTAGAGCCAG GTTTCTTCACACATATATTCCTTGATGAAGCAGCTCAAGCTATGGAGTGTGAAACAATCATGCCCTTAGCATTAGCATCAGAACATACCAGAATAGTACTAGCAGGAGACCATATGCAG TTGAGCCCAGAGGTATATTCAGAGTTTGCGCGGGAACGCAACCTTCACGTGTCCTTACTAGAGAGATTATTTGAATACTATCCTCAAGAACATTCCTGCAAGATAATGCTGTGTGAGAACTACCGTTCCCATGAAGCCATCGTAGACTACACTTCCAGGCTGTTCTATGAGGGCCGACTACTAGCCAGTGGTAAACAGCCACAGCACACCAGTTTCTATCCATTGACTTTCTTTACTGCCAGAGGAGAGGATGTGCAAGACAAGAATAGCACATCATTTTACAATAACGCTGAG GTTTTTGAAGTTGTAGAAAGAGTAGATGAGTTACAGAAGATGTGGCCTACTGAGTGGGGTACCCTTGATGTCAGCAATATAGGTGTAGTCAGCCCATATGCTGATCAAGTGTTCCGCATCAGGTCAGAGCTGAGGAAACGGAGGCTCTTTGGAGTCGACGTGGAGAGAGTTTTGAATGTTCAGG GTAAACAATTCCGAGTGCTGTTCATCAGCACGGTGCGCACGAGGAACACATGCAAACAGCAGAGGAGGAGGAAACCCAGCAGGGGGCAGAACCAGGGCGCTGAGTCTTTGGAAGACGATGAAGTGAACTACGGATTCCTCTCTGATGCCAAGCTACTCAACACTGCCATTACAAGGGCTCAGTCACTGGTCGCTGTCGTTGGGGATCCTATATCTCTGTGTTCTGTGGGCAAGTGCAG AAAATTATGGGAAcagttcatcaaaatttgccacGAAAACAAGAGTCTGTATGGCATAACGTACAGCAGTATCAGGTCACAGTTGGATGGTGTTGAGCTGAAGAAGACATACACGCTGAACCCGCTAGCACCTGAATTCATTCCTAGAGCACTGAGGGCACAAATGGTCGGCATGCCATTCATCCAAGGCTCAGGGGCTGTCACAACAGGTGCTGGCAGCCTCATAGATGGTTCAAGAGCTCATGCATACCAGGCTGGACAAGCACAGGGTGTAACAGGCACTTCCATTGCAGGGGCAAGACCGTATGGTGCTTTTTTGCCCAAAGCCGGTGGTAATATAGTCAGACCGGCTAGTCCAGTGCATAGAATAGATCCACACACAGGCATGAGTTATGTGTATATGCCGAGTATGTATAATCCTGGAATCTATATGCCCGTCCCACTCCGTGTTCTTCCAAATGGCCAACTTATGCAGCCTTACATTGATCCAGGGTATGCGTATCCGCAGCGAATCCAGCAGTATGGAATGAATTACCTCATGATGCACCAGATGTCACCAACGGGGATCAGTGTGGGTGCTCAGACTCCGCCaccaacacaacaacaacaacaacaacaacagcagcagtcCCAGCAGCAATTCcagcaacaacagcagcagaCGGACAAATCTCAGGGCAACAAAGACGCAGAGAAACAGAACCAAGAAGGACAGGCTGTGGCTGGGAGAGGGGTTGCCAAAGACGGCAAACATGCCACACAGAATGCTGCTGAGAGCAAAGACGAAGTGCTAGCCAAAATGAAAGAGAGGCAGCTGCAGGAAGAGTACAAATATTTGGTCCGGACGAGGGGATTGGAGTATGCCAACCGCTTCATGGCAACACAGAAAGCACAGAGTGCCAATCAAATGGCAAGAGAACAGGCCAGAATAGaacaacagcagcaacaacagcaacagcagCATTTAATACATCCGCTGCAAACAAAACTCCTTCAAGAGCATCTTCAGAAAGGGCAAATGGGATTTGATCAGCAGAATTTCTATGTACAGCAGTGGCTtgagcagcagcagcagcaagtGCTGGCTGCGAACAAGGCACTGAGTGGACAGGGTCAGAGTCAGGGTCAAGGGTCAGCTGGAGGTCACATAGCGGCAGCAGGTACCTCACATGTCGGCAGACAGCAAGATACCCAAGCAATACAGAGAGCCATGGGTAACATGCAGAATTACACCAACCAGTCCGCCGCTGGTGTTGGGGTCTCTGGGAGCAACCAGCAGCAGCAACATGGTGCTTCAGGCAGCAGCCAACAAATCAGTGTCATGCAGCAACAGGGACAAGCCAGCAGAGCAGTGGACCTAGCCATGCTTGAGAGAATGCAGCGCATCAAAGCAGCCGCAGCTGCAACAGGAAACATGCCCAACATGGCGCATAGAGAACAGCTGCAGCAGACACCTCAGAAAGGTGGCGAGAGGTGGGGTGGTGCTAATGTCGGCGCTCCGGCAGAGGATGGCGAATGGAATCAACTCAACAGCTGGAATGACTCCTCATTCCACTGGCCCAGCCTGCAGTCTAGCGGGGGTGACATGCGTCAACAGCGTCAGCCAACAAGTATGGGAACTGCAGACGCCAAGTCACCTCTGATGGGAATGTCATCCGCAACGGGTCGCAATACCCCGCTGTACGAGAGGCAGAGTGAAAGGAACTCTCCGGCCTACAGAATGtggcagcagcagcaacaacagcagATGCACCAACAGGAACAGCATCAGCATCAGCAGCAGTTCCAGCAAGGGACAGCGGCTGAAAGCTACCAGCAAAACTTGATGCAGAACAGGCTGTACAATCAACCGCTGTCACCCATGTCCCAGCCCATGGGCAATAACCCGGCCAGCATCATGGGAGTGCCTTCCACACCGCCGCATCCGCAGGATAACAGTCCTACCAACTCAGCAAgccagcagcagcaacaacaggGTCAGCTATCTAAACAAGACATCAAAACACCAGCAGGTATGTCCTATGCAAGTGCATTGCGGGCACCTCCAAAACCGAAGCCGAAACCCGTGGCAGAAGAGCGGAAAACGGCTTCACCGGATCCGCTGTCTCTGATCAAAGACCTGAACATCAGATCAAACAGCGATGGATACTATTCATACTTCAACTGA